The Amaranthus tricolor cultivar Red isolate AtriRed21 chromosome 14, ASM2621246v1, whole genome shotgun sequence DNA window gaaacttaaatgatcgatttggacagtttatgaaattcaaatgaaaaatccgacttcgccgttgcgttcggaacgcgtcaattaccttggttaccaaatttcataatttctaacattcaattattatttttaattattttaagcgtttaacgagtttttaacgcatcggtacataaaacaacggaacatgactaacgtttccggatcaGCACTAGTACCGAGACAAGACTGCTGCTGCccggaaattttttttttttcattttattattattattattattttacatatattcattattcaaattaCTAACCTTTAAATCTCATAACCAAAATAAATCTATCAAGGCCACATTcacaactaataacataaaacaaacaagactaatttttctatcacacaaccacttgatatttccacacatatattaatacacaaaaccccatcatcaaaacatataaatcatcaaataaaaagaaacatgcCCATCAAAAAAACCCTACaagaacttaaaatttcataaattatgataattaagttaaatacttaattctcttaacaaattaaaattttatagagaatcataaaaccaaatcacccccttttaaatcaagacatatatatatatatatatatatatatatatatatatatatatatatatatatatatatatatatatatatatatatatatatatatatatatatatatatatatatatatatatatatatatatatatatatatatatatatatatatatatatatatgtatatatatatatatatatgtatatatatatatatatatgtatatatatatatatatatatatgtatgtatatatatatatatatatatatgtatgtatatatatatatatatatatatatatatatatatatatatatatatatatatatatatatatgtatatatatatatatatatatatatatatatatatatatatatatatatatgtatatatatatatatatatgtatatatatatatatatatatatgtatatatatatatatatatatatatatatatatgtatatatatatatatatatatatatatatatatatatatatatatatatatatatatatatatatatatatatatatatatatatatatgtatatatatatatatgtatatatatatatatgtatatatatatatatatatgtatatatatatatatgtatatatatatatatgtatatatatatatatatatatatatatatatatatatatatatatatttttatatatatatatatatatatatatatatatatatatatatatatatatatatatatatatatatatatttataaaccctatccttcaaacaaatcaaattttgctaatgtagtgtttggaaacaagtatttcctttcaaattatgaatttcaattatgaaatcataaatgaagaatttgagaatgacaaggtttgggtaggcattcttaaattcttaactttaactactttaaaaacaatgatgGAATTGGATTccaatccaaatttgaaaattattgatttgccaaataataaatttcagtcaattccaaatttccaaatgaaatcattgttcCCAACCATGAcataaaggatttataaattcaTTGATAACTACATTACTTtatccataccatttaaatttcatctaacaaattgaaattttgttagagaaaagtagaccataagaaattaatttaaatctcAATGTAACTTtgaattcttaattcttataataaatttaaattttgttaaagaatattgatcatgaagttcttttcttaatcctcttaataaattatagtttattaaaggatttttagagaaaattttcatatataaaagaaaaatattcaatactcctataagtcataggatatcatcatacataaaatataattcattttaaaaatctttgtttataaaatctataattaacaattcaattaaacttaccctttgatcaaaagattggatggaacaacaagaattattttttttcttttgattgtaGCGAAATCAAGGAGCAAAGGGagaaaaatttctgaatttttttttgtgtgttctTGAAAAATTAGAATGGTgattaaggattaataggcaactTAAGGATTAATATTAGTAGGCAACTTAAGGATTGATaataattgtgccataataaacaattatgagaggagttacaagactcctcccattctCAATACCGGCCACCCCTCTTCATAtcccctaattttttttaaatcaattaattaattaagtacttATTATAATATTgctaaaacagaaaagaaacgtcacgcgatgacatcgtacgcgataaactcgttaccgttaaaatttaatttactttatttcttataattatctatgtaactaatataatttgataatacttatttttttttttatcttattttattttctttttaaacctgataaattacggggtgttacagactaccaccttaaaagaagttacgcccTCGTAACTTGCATGGCAACGAAAAACGCAGGACACACACACTATCTTAACACGACACTTGTAAAAAGGCAAGACTATAAGTCAAAGAGGTTACGCCCTCACAAAACactcgcgcgaaattcctatcgccttctacccccCTTTAGGAaattacgtccccgtaacgctactAACCTGAAAGAGTTGAGGGTACTTTGCTCGCATAGAGTCCTCCGTTTCCCAAGTAGCCTCTTCACgttcgtgatttgaccacaagACTTTTACCATAGATATATCCTTCCGTCGTGTACTACAAACCTTCGTGTCCAAGATTCTAACCGGTTGCTCAGAGTAAGACAAGGATGTATTCAAATCCAAAGGTTCGGGATCTAAGACATGAGAGGCTACAGCATGGTATCGCTTTAACTGCgacacatgaaatacatcatgtaccttTTCTAAAGAGTTTGGAAGGGTTAACCGATACGCcactttacccacacgttccaaaatttcatatggtCCTATGAATCGAGGGCTTCCATGAGCACCAAAACGcactactccgcgcatgggtgacaCGCGAAGTAATACCCGTTAGCTCACGATGAACTCTTCTAGTCGTCGCTTCAAATCAGCATAAGAATTTTGACGATCTTGTGCCGTTTTTAAACGATCGCTTATCAACCTCACTTTCTCAGCCATCTGGAACAACAATTCAGGCCCCAAGGTCACTACTTCGGtgaaatcatcccaataaaCTGGACTACGGCAACGACgtccatacaaagcctcgaatggagcTATCTGTATAGATGCttgataactgttgttgtaagaaaattcgatcagatccaaatgttcatcccacaacccttgccattccatggcaatagcgcgCAACATATCTTCTAAAATCTGATTTGTCTGTTCCGTCTGCGGATGGAAAGACGTACTATAAAGCAACATAGTAACCATTTCTTGTTGCAAGGTTTTCTAAAATTGTGACAAATATCGTGTATCTCTAtcggacacaatagtacggggcacaccatgaaatcgcacgacatacttaatgtaggctcgagctaattgttccatctcccaacgaAAGTTCATAGGAATGAAACGTGCTGATTTAGTCAGACGATCCACTATGACCCATAACGCATCTTTTCTTGCCTTCATCCGGGGTAAACCCACAACAAAATCCATAaagatatcatcccacttccacacCGGTATCTCCAAAGGTTGTAGTAAACCTCCTGGTCTTTTATGCTCACTTTCAACTTTTCGACAAGTCAAACAGCACGAGACATAATCcgcaatatccttcttcatcccaGACCACTAAAACATTAACTTAAGATCTTGATACATTTTGTCACCGCCAGGATggactgaaaatttcgtacaatgggcTTCATCCAAGATAtgttccttcaaagattcttCCCCTGTCGGCAAACACCAGCGACCATTGAACCTCAAGCTCCCATCTTCATGAACTAAGAATCCCTCTGCTTTTCCTTCCCGAGCTTGTTCCTTTTAACTTCAATAGTTTCGGGTCTTTATTCtgaaaattcaaaatatcttcaaagaacgaaggtcgaatagATAAAGCATTCATGCATCCTTGTAATTCACCCTTACGCACCACTTCCAAGTTCAACCTCGCAAAATCtcgatgcaactcttcaactccgtCCAAGGCGGACAACGAGTGATTGGACTTCCTACTCAATGCATCGGCTACTAAGTTTTCTCGTCCCTCATGGTATATGAACTCCAAgtcataatctgtcatcaactctagcCACCAACGTTGCCGTGTGTTTAAATTGGGCTGAGTATAGAGATACTTCAGAcgctgatgatcagtgtagatcctacatttgacgccatacaagtaatgccgccatattTTGAGAGCAAACATTATGACAGCTAACTCCAGATCATGTgtaggataattaacttcatgtactttcaattgtcgtgatgcgtaagcaatcaccttacggtcctgcatcagtacacaacccaatcctttcttcgatgcgtcattgtaaacagtataatccatCTTTGGGTCAGGTAAAATAAGAACAGAGGCCAtagttaacctttccttcaaagtcatgaaggcctgttcacacTCGTCAGTCAACTcaaacttcttctctttcttcatcaacgaaGTCATAGGCCGAGCAATACGCGAGAAGTCCTTGACgaaacgacggtaatacccagCCAAGCCCAAGAAAATTCGTACTTGGTGACATTCTTTGGTGCAGGCCAGCTTCGAACAGCATCTATTTTTGCCAGATCAACCGAAACGCCCTCTTTAgaaacaaaatgacccaaaaatgagACCTTTTCCAACCAAAAGTCACACTTCAACAATTTCGCGTACAAATTATTTTCTCGCGGGGTTTGCAGGA harbors:
- the LOC130799395 gene encoding uncharacterized protein LOC130799395 — translated: MRGVVRFGAHGSPRFIGPYEILERVGKVAYRLTLPNSLEKVHDVFHVSQLKRYHAVASHVLDPEPLDLNTSLSYSEQPVRILDTKVCSTRRKDISMVKVLWSNHEREEATWETEDSMRAKYPQLFQDVTDLQECDTQLLISNNALGLLELPWLELIIVEWLYFGFSLGCSYGLAHDISLL